The Myxococcota bacterium sequence CGAGCGCCATGCTCGGCGAGTTCCAGAGCGACCCCAAGACCCGGGCCGAGTTCGTCCAGCTGATCCATCGCTCGCGCGATCTCTAGCCCCGGCCGAATTCGGCTACGCCGTGGCGCGTCAGACGTTCCGACCGGAGGGCTTCTGCTCGGGGGTGTCGAGTCTGCGTCGGGCTGCCGATCCGAGAGCGTCCCTAGAGTTCTCGGAAGTCCTTAGAAGTGCTCGAGATTTTGGCGAGGAAGTCGCAGTTGACAGAATCGCTAAAGTCGCGTAGCGTGCGCGTCGAAAAGAAGGCAGCCCAGTTCTATTCTTCGACCGGCCCCCCCTTCGGTAGGTTCGCTGGAACCGTCGGAGTGTGAGCGGAGCCGTTTTTTTGCACGTTGGTTTTGACACGCTGCGTCGGAGACAGACCGGCAAGCGTGATTGCGTTGGCGGCCACCACGGGGGGTGGCGGTCGCAAGGGCTCGGAAAACTGAGCGGCGGAGCCAGACATCCAAATCTTGGCTCAGGAGCTGCTGCTGGTGAGTCCGAGGCCGAATGGGCGTTTCGGTTGCTCGGGTCCAAGAGGCAGTTTCGCCTCGGGCCACCGAGCAGGAGATGGAAGCAAGCATCATGAAGGGCGCACGCTGGGCAGGAGGTGAGTCGACGGTGATCGATCCCGAGCACTCCAACGTCGATCCGGAGGAGGAGGCCGCGCGGAATCGCAACACGCTGCTCTCCTACTTCAACGACATCGCGAGCATCCCGACGCTCACGAAGGAAGAGGAGGTCATGCTCGCGAAGGAGATGGAGTCCGCCACGCACGAGATGCGCAGCGGCATCCTCTCGGTCTCCTTCACCTGGCGCGAGGCCATCGAGATCTGGCGCGGTCTGCAGGCCGAGAACCGCGTGACCGCCAAGATGTCGGAGGCGTACGGCTCCGGAACGCCGGAAGGCGAGGAGCGCGGGGAGAAGCTCGACAAGTGCCTGAAGCGCGTCGAGGTGCTGCTCGCGAAGTACAACGAGCTCGAGGCCGCGAACAAGGACGACAAGACATCGCTCGGCAAGCTCGAGGCGAGCATCCAGAAGGCGCTGCGCGATGCGGACCTGTCGATGCAGATCTTCGAGCGCATCCGCCGCAAGCTGCGCGCCGCGCGCGACACCATGGCGAGCTACGAGCGCCAGATCCGCGACCTGCGCTCGCCCAAGCGCCTGCCGAAGACCGAGAAGGGCAAGCAGGACCGCGAGAAGGAGCTGCGCGCGCTGC is a genomic window containing:
- a CDS encoding sigma-70 factor domain-containing protein; this translates as MKGARWAGGESTVIDPEHSNVDPEEEAARNRNTLLSYFNDIASIPTLTKEEEVMLAKEMESATHEMRSGILSVSFTWREAIEIWRGLQAENRVTAKMSEAYGSGTPEGEERGEKLDKCLKRVEVLLAKYNELEAANKDDKTSLGKLEASIQKALRDADLSMQIFERIRRKLRAARDTMASYERQIRDLRSPKRLPKTEKGKQDREKELRALRKQLRDVEISVGVKAPDFIQLMDGVDLAYERLMFHKNKFVQHNLKLVIAIAKDYRNMGIAFQDLIQEGNLGLIRAV